In Helianthus annuus cultivar XRQ/B chromosome 3, HanXRQr2.0-SUNRISE, whole genome shotgun sequence, a single window of DNA contains:
- the LOC110932222 gene encoding uncharacterized protein LOC110932222, giving the protein MIWGDQPPYKDSVKIVDGNKLWFVRLKKTDVGHVLADGFTKVVRDSCIRKNNYLMFQSFGQSSFFLMVFKSFVHQYCFISKITPDKDVIVMADEFWRQFYGKNFKDGKRSCLRQPIYLCLFNGWK; this is encoded by the exons ATGATTTGGGGAGACCAACCACCTTACAAAGATTCAGTTAAGATTGTTGATGGCAACAAGTTATGGTTTGTAAGACTGAAAAAAACTGATGTTGGCCATGTTCTTGCTGATGGCTTCACCAAAGTTGTTCGGGATAGTTGTATAAGAAAAAATAACTATCTTATGTTTCAGtcatttggacaatcatcattcTTTCTAATGGTGTTTAAATCATTTGTTCATCAATACTGCTTTATATCCAAAATCACACCTGACAAAGACGTTATT GTCATGGCTGATGAATTTTGGAGGCAATTTTATGGGAAAAATTTCAAAG ATGGTAAACGATCTTGCCTTAGACAGCCGATCTATCTTTGTCTTTTCAATGGTTGGAAATAA
- the LOC110930026 gene encoding probable prolyl 4-hydroxylase 4, whose product MTTTLYLLLISFFFIVSRSSGSAIINPSKVKQISWKPRAFVYEGFLTDEECDHIISLAKSELKRSAVADNVSGESKLSEVRTSSGMFIAKNKDPIVAGIEEKIATWTFLPKENGEDMQVLRYEHGQKYDPHFDYFSDPVNIARGGHRIATVLMYLSDVGKGGETVFPSAEEDPRRKTPKPDDLSECAKKGIAVKPKKGDALLFFSLYPNANTDVMSLHGGCPVLEGEKWSATKWIHVDSFDKIIDQGGNCKDLHENCERWAALGECTKNKEYMVGTNEYPGYCRRSCKLC is encoded by the exons ATGACGACGACACTTTATCTTCTTCTAATCTCATTCTTCTTCATCGTATCAAGATCCTCCGGTTCCGCCATCATTAATCcgtcaaaagtcaaacaaattTCATGGAAACCTAG GGCGTTTGTGTACGAAGGGTTTCTTACGGATGAAGAATGCGATCACATAATTTCTCTT GCTAAATCTGAGCTGAAAAGATCTGCAGTTGCAGATAATGTTTCTGGTGAGAGTAAGCTTAGTGAGGTCAGAACAAGTTCCGGGATGTTTATCGCGAAGAATAAG GATCCAATTGTTGCTGGCATAGAAGAAAAGATTGCAACTTGGACCTTCCTACCAAAAG AAAATGGAGAGGACATGCAAGTACTGAGATATGAGCATGGCCAGAAATACGACCCACACTTTGATTACTTCAGCGACCCTGTTAATATTGCACGTGGTGGACACCGTATAGCAACTGTTTTGATGTATCTCAGTGATGTTGGAAAAGGTGGTGAGACGGTTTTTCCATCAGCAGAG GAAGATCCCCGCCGTAAAACACCAAAACCGGATGATTTGTCTGAATGTGCAAAGAAAGGAATTGCAG TAAAACCAAAAAAAGGAGATGCACTTCTCTTCTTCAGCCTGTACCCAAACGCCAACACGGATGTAATGAGCCTACATGGCGGTTGCCCTGTTCTCGAAGGGGAAAAATGGTCAGCAACCAAGTGGATCCATGTCGACTCGTTTGACAAGATTATTGATCAGGGCGGAAACTGCAAAGACTTGCACGAAAACTGTGAGAGATGGGCGGCATTGGGAGAATGCACCAAGAACAAAGAATATATGGTCGGAACCAATGAATACCCGGGCTATTGTCGCCGAAGCTGCAAGCTGTGTTAA